One Nocardioides oleivorans DNA segment encodes these proteins:
- a CDS encoding glycosyltransferase, whose translation MRIAQLANFVGPASGGMRTALRALGSGYVEAGCRRLLVVPGPEDARTSTPLGDVVQLRAPRVGGGYRLIVEPWRVTEVLEQWEPTSVELSDKLTLLPVARWARRNGVGSVLLSHERLGDMLALRTGLDTTSKVSIGLLNRLLVRSVDTVVVTSEYARQEFQDVADAAGCPVVRVPLGVDLDTFRPHARGPRRGAGEELRLVHAGRLSREKSPHLAVATAVELHRRGVPVRMDVYGVGPHRDELEAIAGDAPVRFRGYVDSPARLSRALAHADVALSVCPGETFGLAVLEALASGTPVVTADRGGARELVDASSGAWGAPEPAALADAVLEVAARPTAYRRAAARARAERYPWSATVESMLAVHSSVAMPASRSRARRVISSSAAAAATTREPITIAR comes from the coding sequence ATGCGCATCGCCCAGCTGGCCAACTTCGTGGGACCCGCGTCGGGGGGCATGCGCACCGCGCTGCGCGCCTTGGGCAGCGGCTACGTCGAGGCAGGGTGCCGGCGCCTGCTCGTCGTACCCGGCCCGGAGGACGCCCGTACGTCGACCCCGCTGGGCGACGTCGTCCAGCTGCGGGCGCCGCGGGTCGGCGGCGGCTACCGGCTGATCGTCGAGCCGTGGCGGGTCACCGAGGTGCTCGAGCAGTGGGAGCCCACGTCCGTCGAGCTGAGCGACAAGCTCACCCTCCTGCCGGTCGCGCGGTGGGCGCGCCGCAACGGCGTCGGCTCCGTCCTGCTCTCGCACGAGCGGCTCGGCGACATGCTCGCCCTCCGCACCGGCCTCGACACCACGTCCAAGGTCTCGATCGGCCTGCTCAACCGGCTCCTCGTGCGCAGCGTCGACACGGTCGTGGTGACCTCGGAGTACGCCCGGCAGGAGTTCCAGGACGTCGCCGACGCGGCAGGCTGCCCCGTCGTGCGGGTGCCGCTCGGGGTCGACCTCGACACGTTCCGCCCCCACGCGCGCGGCCCGCGGCGAGGTGCCGGCGAGGAGCTTCGGCTCGTCCACGCCGGCCGGCTGTCGCGCGAGAAGAGCCCGCACCTCGCGGTCGCGACCGCGGTGGAGCTGCACCGCCGCGGCGTCCCGGTGCGGATGGACGTCTACGGCGTCGGCCCGCACCGCGACGAGCTCGAGGCGATCGCGGGCGATGCGCCCGTCCGGTTCCGGGGGTACGTCGACTCGCCCGCCCGCCTCAGCCGCGCGCTGGCCCACGCCGACGTCGCGCTCAGCGTGTGCCCGGGAGAGACGTTCGGTCTCGCCGTCCTCGAGGCCCTGGCTTCCGGGACCCCGGTGGTGACGGCAGACCGCGGCGGCGCACGCGAGCTGGTCGACGCCTCCTCGGGCGCGTGGGGAGCACCCGAGCCGGCAGCCCTGGCCGACGCGGTGCTGGAGGTCGCGGCCCGCCCGACGGCGTACCGCCGCGCAGCAGCCCGGGCGCGCGCCGAGCGCTACCCGTGGTCGGCGACGGTGGAGTCGATGCTGGCGGTCCACTCGTCGGTGGCGATGCCGGCCAGCCGCTCGCGGGCCCGCCGGGTGATCAGCAGCAGCGCGGCCGCAGCGGCCACGACCAGGGAGCCGATCACGATCGCCAGGTAG
- a CDS encoding multidrug effflux MFS transporter → MTATDSSQDRAVASRAVVLIPVVLALLSMIGPFSIDTPFPAFTQMGEALDVPSHELQLVVTAYMLAFATMSLFHGPLSDAIGRRPVIMGSLVVYAVASVACAFAPTLELLLVGRVVQGLAAGGSTIVSRTVIRDLFDGPQAQRMMSQVAVIFGVAPAIAPIIGGLLIQVGPWETVFWFMALMAVLLIVLSVALLPESHPPERRVPLRVGEIFRGLGEVARVPAFHRMTWAATLVFGAQFLYIGGASIFVVDLLGEGELDFWKLFVPMIGGMVIGSVASGRFGRSVTSSELVTVGYAVSTVGAVVGIVVALTPAGEVLPWAVVGISLVAFGNGLAFPNIQLLMLDLVPARRGAVMSASSFVTLVFNAISAAVLAPYAGRSVLGFAIAAAGCVLLGWGFWTWNRLALRRAHTLATSG, encoded by the coding sequence GTGACCGCCACCGACTCCTCCCAGGACCGGGCGGTCGCCTCCCGGGCGGTCGTGCTGATCCCCGTCGTCCTCGCGCTCCTGTCGATGATCGGGCCGTTCAGCATCGACACGCCGTTCCCGGCGTTCACGCAGATGGGCGAGGCGCTCGACGTCCCCTCGCACGAGCTCCAGCTCGTCGTCACCGCCTACATGCTGGCCTTCGCGACGATGAGCCTGTTCCATGGTCCGCTGTCCGACGCGATCGGTCGTCGTCCGGTGATCATGGGCTCGCTCGTGGTGTACGCCGTCGCGTCGGTCGCGTGCGCGTTCGCGCCGACCCTCGAGCTGCTGCTCGTCGGCCGGGTCGTGCAGGGTCTCGCCGCCGGCGGCTCGACGATCGTCAGCCGCACGGTGATCCGCGACCTGTTCGACGGCCCGCAGGCCCAGCGGATGATGAGCCAGGTCGCGGTGATCTTCGGCGTGGCGCCCGCCATCGCCCCGATCATCGGCGGGCTGCTGATCCAGGTCGGACCGTGGGAGACGGTCTTCTGGTTCATGGCCCTGATGGCCGTGCTGCTGATCGTGCTGTCGGTCGCCCTCCTGCCGGAGAGCCACCCGCCCGAGCGGCGCGTGCCGCTCCGCGTCGGCGAGATCTTCCGCGGCCTCGGCGAGGTCGCGCGGGTGCCGGCCTTCCACCGGATGACCTGGGCCGCGACGCTCGTCTTCGGCGCGCAGTTCCTCTACATCGGCGGCGCCTCGATCTTCGTGGTCGACCTGCTCGGCGAGGGCGAGCTCGACTTCTGGAAGCTCTTCGTCCCGATGATCGGCGGCATGGTGATCGGGTCGGTCGCCAGCGGCCGCTTCGGGCGCAGCGTCACCAGCTCGGAGCTGGTCACCGTGGGCTACGCGGTCAGCACGGTCGGCGCCGTCGTCGGCATCGTCGTCGCCCTCACGCCGGCCGGTGAGGTGCTGCCTTGGGCGGTCGTCGGCATCTCGCTCGTGGCGTTCGGCAACGGCCTGGCCTTCCCGAACATCCAGCTCCTGATGCTCGACCTCGTGCCCGCGCGCCGCGGCGCGGTGATGTCGGCGTCGTCCTTCGTCACGCTCGTCTTCAACGCGATCAGCGCCGCCGTGCTGGCGCCGTACGCCGGCCGGTCGGTGCTCGGCTTCGCGATCGCCGCCGCCGGGTGCGTGCTGCTCGGCTGGGGCTTCTGGACCTGGAACCGGCTCGCCCTGCGCCGAGCCCACACGCTCGCCACCTCGGGATAG
- a CDS encoding homogentisate 1,2-dioxygenase, protein MAHYRALGRLPRQRHTQLRDDDGHLYREELMGEEGFSSDSSLLYRRGVPSAITNSEVWELPDQSRTPNHPLKPRHLRLHDLDFPDSGGGACPVEGRRLVLGNNDVRITYVVTGTEPSPLYRNAIGDECVFVESGTGTVETVFGVVPYRAGDYVVVPRATDHRWVPAEPSRLYAIEANSHIHPPKRYLSRFGQLLEHAPYCERDLHGPAETFRAEGTDVEVLVKHRTSAGIVGTRMTYATHPFDVVGWDGCLYPYTFNIEDYMPITGKVHQPPPVHQVFEGWNFVICNFLPRKVDYHDLAIPVPYYHSNVDSDEVMFYVGGDYEARKGSGIGLGSISLHPGGHAHGPQPSAIEASLGVHYFDESAVMVDTFAPLELGEGGRAVEDPAYAWTWAGRGPQGGDDAVFSNS, encoded by the coding sequence ATGGCCCACTACCGAGCACTCGGACGGCTGCCCCGCCAGCGCCACACCCAGCTGCGCGACGACGACGGCCACCTCTACCGCGAGGAGCTGATGGGCGAGGAGGGCTTCTCGTCCGACTCGTCGCTGCTCTACCGCCGCGGCGTGCCCAGCGCGATCACCAACAGCGAGGTCTGGGAGCTGCCCGACCAGTCGCGCACGCCCAACCACCCGCTCAAGCCACGCCACCTCAGGCTGCACGACCTCGACTTCCCCGACTCCGGGGGAGGGGCCTGCCCGGTCGAGGGTCGCCGCCTGGTGCTCGGCAACAACGACGTCCGGATCACCTACGTCGTCACCGGCACGGAGCCCTCGCCGCTCTACCGCAACGCCATCGGCGACGAGTGCGTCTTCGTCGAGTCGGGCACCGGCACCGTCGAGACCGTCTTCGGGGTCGTGCCCTACCGCGCCGGCGACTACGTGGTCGTGCCGCGCGCGACCGACCACCGCTGGGTGCCGGCCGAGCCGTCGCGGCTCTACGCCATCGAGGCCAACAGCCACATCCACCCGCCCAAGCGCTACCTCTCCCGCTTCGGACAGCTGCTCGAGCACGCGCCCTACTGCGAGCGCGACCTGCACGGCCCGGCCGAGACCTTCCGGGCCGAGGGCACCGACGTCGAGGTGCTGGTCAAGCACCGCACCAGCGCGGGCATCGTCGGCACGCGGATGACGTACGCCACCCACCCCTTCGATGTCGTCGGCTGGGACGGCTGCCTCTACCCCTACACGTTCAACATCGAGGACTACATGCCGATCACCGGCAAGGTCCACCAGCCGCCGCCGGTGCACCAGGTCTTCGAGGGCTGGAACTTCGTGATCTGCAACTTCCTGCCCCGCAAGGTCGACTACCACGACCTCGCGATCCCGGTGCCGTACTACCACTCCAACGTCGACTCCGACGAGGTCATGTTCTACGTCGGCGGCGACTACGAGGCGCGGAAGGGCTCGGGGATCGGCCTCGGCTCGATCAGCCTGCACCCCGGTGGCCACGCGCACGGTCCGCAGCCGAGCGCGATCGAGGCGAGCCTGGGCGTGCACTACTTCGACGAGTCGGCCGTCATGGTCGACACGTTCGCGCCGCTCGAGCTCGGCGAGGGCGGTCGCGCGGTCGAGGACCCGGCCTATGCCTGGACGTGGGCCGGTCGCGGGCCGCAGGGCGGCGACGACGCGGTGTTCAGCAACAGCTGA
- the fahA gene encoding fumarylacetoacetase gives MTTLTTWVEGAAGSGFDVDHLPYGVFARSGERPRVAVRIGDQVLDLSVVAAADMVDTHALFDQPTLNPFMAAGPEVWASTRAWVTGLLTGEAERDLVEPALAHVDSVTMRLPFTVGDYVDFYASEHHASNVGRIFRPDQEPLLPNWKHLPVGYHGRSGTVVVSGTDIVRPSGQRKAPTDASPSYGPSGRLDIEAELGFVVGVPSAMGDRVATADFARHTFGVVGLNDWSARDVQAWEYVPLGPFLGKSFATSISAWVTPLAALDAAWTDLPGQDPEVLDYLRVDGPAGLDIEVEVVLDGEVVSRPPYRSMYWSPAQMLAHTTVNGASVRTGDLWGSGTISGAEPGQRGSLLELGWGGKEPFTVAGRERTFLEDGDEVTLRYTAPGTGGGRISLGEVTGRILPAR, from the coding sequence GTGACCACGCTGACGACCTGGGTCGAGGGAGCCGCCGGCTCCGGCTTCGACGTCGACCACCTCCCCTACGGCGTCTTCGCGCGCTCCGGCGAGCGCCCGCGCGTCGCGGTCCGGATCGGCGACCAGGTCCTCGACCTGAGCGTCGTCGCGGCCGCCGACATGGTCGACACCCACGCCCTCTTCGACCAGCCGACGCTCAACCCGTTCATGGCGGCCGGCCCCGAGGTCTGGGCGTCGACCCGCGCGTGGGTCACCGGGCTGCTGACCGGCGAGGCCGAGCGCGACCTGGTCGAGCCGGCGCTGGCGCACGTGGACTCGGTGACGATGCGGCTGCCGTTCACCGTCGGCGACTACGTCGACTTCTACGCCTCCGAGCACCACGCCTCCAACGTCGGCCGCATCTTCCGGCCCGACCAGGAGCCGCTGCTGCCGAACTGGAAGCACCTCCCGGTCGGCTACCACGGCCGCTCCGGCACGGTCGTCGTCTCGGGCACGGACATCGTCCGGCCGTCCGGCCAGCGCAAGGCGCCCACCGATGCGTCGCCGTCGTACGGCCCCTCGGGGCGGCTCGACATCGAGGCCGAGCTCGGCTTCGTCGTCGGCGTGCCCTCGGCGATGGGCGACCGGGTCGCCACGGCCGACTTCGCGCGCCACACCTTCGGCGTGGTGGGGCTCAACGACTGGTCGGCGCGCGACGTCCAGGCCTGGGAGTACGTCCCGCTCGGCCCGTTCCTCGGCAAGTCGTTCGCGACGTCGATCAGTGCCTGGGTCACGCCGCTCGCCGCCCTCGACGCGGCGTGGACCGACCTGCCCGGGCAGGACCCGGAGGTCCTCGACTACCTCCGCGTCGACGGGCCCGCGGGTCTCGACATCGAGGTCGAGGTGGTGCTCGACGGCGAGGTCGTCTCCCGACCGCCCTACCGCTCGATGTACTGGTCGCCCGCGCAGATGCTCGCCCACACGACGGTCAACGGCGCCAGCGTGCGCACCGGCGACCTCTGGGGATCGGGCACGATCTCCGGCGCCGAGCCGGGGCAGCGCGGCTCGCTGCTCGAGCTGGGCTGGGGTGGGAAGGAGCCGTTCACGGTGGCCGGGCGCGAGCGCACGTTCCTCGAGGACGGCGACGAGGTGACCCTGCGCTACACCGCACCGGGCACCGGCGGCGGGCGGATCTCGCTCGGCGAGGTGACCGGGCGGATCCTGCCGGCCCGCTGA
- a CDS encoding ABC transporter transmembrane domain-containing protein: MQDFPPRIATFFTGTDDAPTPDPDTRSPSAFLRWVLGQQKALIALSSLCYALWFLPMTLGPWIFGRAVDQGIVGGSVPALLGWAALLLGVVVVGAVFGVVSHTLVVRSWLVGLYGTLEMVTRKVAQMGHVLPRRSPTGEVLSVASSDSDEFGALTEIVARTAGQLASYLTVAFIVLTMSWQLGVLTLVAAPVLVGAALPLLRPLHRRQEIERSRTSDLTSLATDIVAGLRILRGIGGEQTFGANYDRQSQSARRAGVAAGVWQAVVEAVGVLLSGVFLVALVWLGTRQVQAGALTVGELITFLGYGLFMVGPIRTFFEFAQKTTRALVSARKAIATFEQRPPWRDPAEPVVLDGTAGLHDDASGLDVRPGVLTVVVSAVPEQSAALADRLGRYLPADTEPAPAEDEEGVKGRAARRARAARAQERARIAALDEERATRAWGVTLGGVDLASARLADVRRQVLVSDTGSQVFAGTLQDAIDPHGRLTREQAEHALRVANAEDVYDALPEGWQGQLDERGRGLSGGQRQRVVLARAVAADPPVLVLVEPTSAVDAHTEARVAERVAQTRSGRTTVVTTVSPLWLHHADHVVLLHDGTVVAEGTHPDLLAGNDDYRHVVARALDDEEVAR; the protein is encoded by the coding sequence ATGCAGGACTTCCCTCCCCGGATCGCGACGTTCTTCACCGGAACCGACGACGCACCCACACCGGACCCCGACACCCGGTCGCCGTCGGCGTTCCTCCGCTGGGTCCTGGGGCAGCAGAAGGCCCTGATCGCGCTGTCGTCGCTGTGCTACGCGCTCTGGTTCCTGCCGATGACGCTCGGGCCGTGGATCTTCGGCCGGGCCGTCGACCAGGGCATCGTCGGTGGATCGGTGCCCGCCCTGCTCGGCTGGGCGGCGCTGCTCCTCGGCGTGGTCGTGGTCGGTGCGGTCTTCGGGGTCGTCTCCCACACGCTCGTGGTCCGCAGCTGGCTCGTCGGCCTCTACGGCACCCTCGAGATGGTCACCCGCAAGGTGGCGCAGATGGGGCACGTGCTGCCCCGGCGCTCCCCCACCGGCGAGGTGCTCAGCGTCGCGTCGAGCGACTCCGACGAGTTCGGCGCCCTCACCGAGATCGTGGCGCGCACGGCCGGCCAGCTGGCGTCGTACCTCACCGTGGCGTTCATCGTGCTGACGATGTCGTGGCAGCTCGGCGTGCTCACGCTGGTGGCCGCACCCGTCCTGGTCGGCGCCGCGCTGCCGCTGCTGCGCCCCCTCCACCGGCGCCAGGAGATCGAGCGCTCCCGCACCTCCGACCTGACCTCGCTGGCCACCGACATCGTGGCCGGGCTGCGGATCCTGCGCGGCATCGGCGGCGAGCAGACCTTCGGCGCCAACTACGACCGGCAGTCGCAGTCGGCGCGCCGGGCCGGAGTCGCGGCGGGCGTGTGGCAGGCGGTGGTCGAGGCCGTCGGCGTCCTGCTCTCCGGCGTCTTCCTGGTCGCGCTCGTCTGGCTGGGCACCCGGCAGGTCCAGGCGGGCGCGCTCACCGTCGGCGAGCTGATCACCTTCCTCGGCTACGGCCTGTTCATGGTCGGCCCGATCCGGACCTTCTTCGAGTTCGCGCAGAAGACGACCCGCGCCCTCGTGAGCGCGCGCAAGGCGATCGCGACCTTCGAGCAGCGACCCCCGTGGCGCGACCCTGCGGAGCCGGTGGTCCTCGACGGCACCGCCGGCCTCCACGACGACGCCAGCGGGCTCGACGTACGTCCGGGGGTGCTGACCGTCGTGGTCAGCGCCGTGCCGGAGCAGAGCGCCGCCCTGGCCGACCGCCTCGGTCGCTACCTGCCGGCCGACACCGAGCCCGCCCCCGCCGAGGACGAGGAGGGCGTGAAGGGCCGGGCCGCACGACGTGCCCGCGCCGCCCGGGCGCAGGAGCGCGCCCGCATCGCCGCCCTGGACGAGGAGCGGGCCACACGTGCGTGGGGCGTCACGCTGGGCGGGGTCGACCTGGCCAGCGCCCGCCTCGCCGACGTACGCCGCCAGGTGCTCGTGAGCGACACCGGCAGCCAGGTCTTCGCGGGGACCCTCCAGGACGCGATCGACCCGCACGGCCGGCTCACCCGTGAGCAGGCCGAGCACGCGCTGCGGGTCGCCAACGCCGAGGACGTGTACGACGCCCTCCCGGAGGGCTGGCAGGGACAGCTCGACGAGCGCGGTCGCGGGCTCTCCGGGGGCCAGCGCCAGCGCGTCGTCCTGGCCCGCGCGGTCGCCGCCGACCCGCCGGTCCTCGTCCTGGTCGAGCCCACCTCCGCCGTCGACGCGCACACCGAGGCCCGGGTGGCCGAGCGCGTCGCCCAGACCCGCAGCGGGCGCACGACCGTCGTCACGACGGTGTCGCCGCTGTGGCTGCACCACGCGGACCACGTCGTGCTGCTCCACGACGGCACGGTCGTGGCCGAGGGCACCCACCCGGACCTGCTCGCGGGCAACGACGACTACCGGCACGTGGTCGCCCGCGCCCTCGACGACGAGGAGGTGGCTCGGTGA
- a CDS encoding ABC transporter ATP-binding protein, producing MTSTAPDLLATSAQTWRDRSADPPVVPDELRPPTDGGVRARNRALWQRHDLRRQRAEDVYLASRNPVRGWPVSGNRAVLAFFGDLVRSRRRSFVLLVVLNALAAGSALVVPRLLGELVNRVQSQGTGVTGLDSLALTVVGVVVLQALFTFAAQRTSTYFGQDLLASAREYVVGTILRLPVGRVESASTGDLVTRVTRDVGTMARSVQWGVPRLLISLLTVVLSVVAMLLNSLVLALPALLVFALCTPAVRTYLRRAPKAYITEGATYSRINTTLTETVEGARTVEALGLSAGRVRAGEDDIEVSSQAERYSMTLRNVLFAALNGAFQVPQVVTLVVGAYGYSRGWVDLGQITAAMLYVVALGEPLDAVIGEVDRLQVGAASTSRLLGIAEVPPDREPGDRLPDGAELVAADLRFAYREGHDVLHGVDLRLGTGERLAVVGPSGSGKSTLGRLLAGINRPRTGSARVGGVDLVDLPLEVLRTEVALVTQEHHVFIGTVRDNIVLAREDSSDDAVRDALRAVGSLAWVERLPDGLDTMIGSGRFALTPAQAQQVALARLIIADPHTLVLDEATSLIDPRTARTLEGSMNNLLTGRTVVAIAHRLHTAHDADRIAVVMDGRIVELGSHDELIALDGEYADLWRAWTS from the coding sequence GTGACCTCGACGGCACCCGACCTCCTGGCCACCTCGGCGCAGACCTGGCGCGACCGGTCGGCCGACCCGCCGGTGGTCCCGGACGAGCTGCGCCCGCCGACCGACGGCGGCGTCCGTGCCCGCAACCGGGCCCTGTGGCAGCGCCACGACCTGCGCCGCCAGCGGGCCGAGGACGTCTACCTCGCCTCGCGCAACCCCGTCCGCGGCTGGCCCGTGTCGGGGAACCGGGCGGTGCTGGCCTTCTTCGGCGACCTGGTGCGCAGCCGCAGGCGGAGCTTCGTCCTGCTGGTCGTGCTCAACGCGCTGGCCGCCGGGTCCGCCCTCGTCGTGCCCCGCCTGCTCGGCGAGCTGGTCAACCGCGTCCAGTCGCAGGGCACCGGCGTCACCGGGCTCGACTCGCTCGCGCTCACCGTGGTCGGGGTCGTGGTGCTGCAAGCGCTCTTCACCTTCGCCGCCCAGCGAACCTCGACGTACTTCGGCCAGGACCTGCTCGCCTCGGCCCGCGAGTACGTCGTCGGCACGATCCTGCGCCTGCCCGTCGGGCGGGTCGAGAGCGCGAGCACCGGCGACCTGGTCACCCGCGTCACCCGCGACGTCGGCACCATGGCGCGCTCGGTGCAGTGGGGGGTGCCGCGGCTGCTGATCTCGCTGCTGACGGTCGTGCTCTCGGTCGTCGCGATGCTGCTCAACTCGCTCGTGCTCGCGCTGCCGGCCCTGCTCGTCTTCGCGCTCTGCACGCCCGCGGTCCGCACCTACCTGCGACGCGCACCCAAGGCGTACATCACCGAGGGGGCGACGTACTCCCGGATCAACACCACCCTCACCGAGACCGTCGAGGGCGCCCGCACCGTCGAGGCGCTGGGCCTGTCCGCCGGGCGGGTGCGCGCCGGCGAGGACGACATCGAGGTCTCGTCGCAGGCCGAGCGCTACAGCATGACCCTGCGCAACGTGCTCTTCGCCGCGTTGAACGGGGCCTTCCAGGTGCCCCAGGTCGTCACCCTCGTCGTCGGCGCCTACGGCTACAGCCGGGGCTGGGTCGACCTCGGGCAGATCACCGCCGCGATGCTGTACGTCGTCGCGCTGGGCGAGCCGCTCGACGCCGTGATCGGGGAGGTCGACCGCCTCCAGGTGGGCGCCGCGTCGACCAGCCGCCTGCTCGGCATCGCCGAGGTGCCGCCGGACCGCGAGCCCGGCGACCGGCTCCCCGACGGCGCCGAGCTGGTGGCTGCGGACCTGCGCTTCGCCTACCGCGAGGGCCACGACGTGCTGCACGGCGTGGACCTCCGGCTGGGCACCGGCGAGCGGCTGGCCGTGGTCGGTCCCAGCGGGTCGGGCAAGTCGACCCTCGGACGGCTGCTGGCCGGCATCAACCGGCCGCGCACCGGCTCGGCCCGCGTCGGCGGGGTCGACCTCGTCGACCTGCCGCTGGAGGTGCTGCGGACCGAGGTCGCGCTGGTCACCCAGGAGCACCACGTCTTCATCGGCACCGTGCGCGACAACATCGTGCTGGCCCGCGAGGACTCCTCCGACGACGCCGTCCGCGACGCGCTGCGCGCCGTCGGTTCCCTGGCGTGGGTCGAGCGCCTGCCCGACGGCCTCGACACGATGATCGGCTCGGGCCGCTTCGCCCTCACCCCGGCGCAGGCCCAGCAGGTGGCGCTGGCGCGGCTCATCATCGCCGACCCGCACACCCTCGTGCTCGACGAGGCGACCTCGCTCATCGACCCGCGCACCGCCCGCACCCTCGAGGGCTCGATGAACAACCTGCTCACCGGGCGCACGGTCGTGGCCATCGCGCACCGGCTGCACACCGCGCACGACGCCGACCGGATCGCGGTCGTGATGGACGGGCGGATCGTCGAGCTCGGCAGCCACGACGAGCTGATCGCGCTCGACGGGGAGTACGCCGACCTCTGGCGGGCCTGGACCTCCTGA